One region of Oryza glaberrima chromosome 7, OglaRS2, whole genome shotgun sequence genomic DNA includes:
- the LOC127780132 gene encoding protein app1-like: MASTSGLLATVLAMAVLLAGSSSSCQAARHLADATPPAAVPVPTVPAVTLPPMPAIPAVPAATLPPMPAVPTVPNAALPPMPAVPKVALPPMPAVPAVPTVPAVPAVPAASLPPMPAVPAVPNAVLPPMPAVPKVTLPPMPSMPAVPKVTLPPMPSVPMPFLAPPPSA, encoded by the coding sequence ATGGCTTCCACTTCGGGTCTCCTCGCCACGGTGCTCGCCATGGCCGTCTTGctcgccggcagcagcagcagctgccaaGCGGCGCGCCATCTCGCCGACGCAACACCTCCCGCTGCTGTGCCGGTGCCTACCGTGCCCGCTGTCACCTTGCCACCGATGCCGGCCATTCCTGCCGTCCCGGCGGCGACCCTGCCGCCGATGCCGGCGGTGCCAACCGTGCCGAACGCCGCGTTGCCGCCCATGCCGGCCGTGCCCAAGGTGGCGCTGCCGCCGATGCCCGCGGTGCCGGCTGTGCCTACAGTCCCCGCGGTGCCCGCtgtgccggcggcgagcttgccGCCTATGCCGGCCGTGCCCGCCGTGCCGAACGCCGTGTTGCCGCCGATGCCGGCCGTGCCGAAGGTGACGCTGCCGCCGATGCCGTCGATGCCGGCCGTGCCCAAGGTGACGCTGCCGCCGATGCCATCCGTGCCGATGCCATTCTTGGCGCCACCTCCTTCGGCATGA
- the LOC127780091 gene encoding protein app1-like — MASTSGLLATVLAMAVLLAGSSRSCQAARHLADATPPAAVPVPTVPAVTLPPMPAIPAVPAATLPPMPAVPTVPNTALPPMPAVPKVALPPMPAVPAVPTVPAVTVPPMPAVPAVPAATLPPMPAVPAVPAASLPPMPAMPAVPNAALPPMPAVPKVTLPPMPSMPAVPKVLLPPMPSVPMPFLAPPPSA, encoded by the coding sequence ATGGCTTCCACTTCGGGTCTCCTCGCCACGGTGCTCGCCATGGCCGTCTTGCTCGCCGGCAGCAGCCGCAGCTGCCAAGCGGCGCGCCACCTCGCCGACGCAACACCTCCTGCCGCCGTGCCGGTGCCTACCGTGCCCGCTGTCACATTGCCACCGATGCCGGCCATTCCTGCCGTCCCGGCGGCGACACTGCCGCCGATGCCGGCGGTGCCAACCGTGCCGAACACCGCGTTGCCGCCCATGCCGGCCGTGCCGAAGGTGGCACTTCCGCCAATGCCCGCGGTGCCGGCTGTGCCTACCGTCCCCGCGGTGACCGTGCCGCCAATGCCCGCGGTGCCCGCTGTGCCGGCGGCCACGTTGCCACCGATGCCCGCGGTGCCTGCagtgccggcggcgagcttgccGCCGATGCCAGCCATGCCCGCCGTGCCGAACGCCGCGTTGCCGCCCATGCCGGCCGTGCCGAAGGTGACGCTGCCGCCGATGCCGTCGATGCCGGCCGTGCCCAAGGTGTTGCTGCCGCCGATGCCATCCGTGCCAATGCCGTTCTTGGCACCTCCTCCTTCGGCATAA
- the LOC127779893 gene encoding protein PELPK1-like, whose product MASNSVLFATVLAMAVVLTGSSSCQAARLLADATPPAVPAVTLPPMPAIPAIPAATLPPIPAVPTVPNAALPPMPAVPKVALPPMPAVPAVPTVPAVALPPMPAVPAVPAATLPPMPAVPAVPNAVLPPIPAVPKVTLPPMPSIPAVPKVTLPPMPSVPMPFLAPPPSA is encoded by the coding sequence ATGGCTTCCAATTCGGTTCTCTTCGCCACGGTACTCGCCATGGCCGTCGTGCtcaccggcagcagcagctgccaagcggctcgcctcctcgccgacgcaACACCGCCTGCCGTGCCGGCGGTCACCTTGCCACCGATGCCAGCCATTCCTGCCATCCCGGCGGCGACACTGCCGCCGATTCCGGCGGTGCCAACCGTGCCGAACGCCGCGTTGCCGCCCATGCCGGCCGTGCCCAAGGTGGCACTGCCGCCGATGCCCGCGGTGCCGGCTGTGCCCACCGTCCCCGCGGTGGCGCTGCCGCCGATGCCCGCGGTGCCCGCTGTGCCGGCGGCGACGTTGCCGCCGATGCCGGCCGTGCCCGCCGTGCCGAACGCCGTGCTGCCGCCCATTCCGGCCGTGCCGAAGGTGACGCTGCCGCCGATGCCGTCGATTCCGGCGGTGCCCAAGGTGACGCTGCCGCCGATGCCATCCGTGCCGATGCCGTTCTTGGCACCTCCTCCTTCGGCATAA